Proteins found in one Allorhizobium pseudoryzae genomic segment:
- a CDS encoding 1-phosphofructokinase family hexose kinase yields MSDILCITLNPTLDLSNEVDRVVPTHKMRVRNQRHDVGGGGINVARVVAELGGAVDALVLSGGASGTILEAGLKALPVGVHVFPMAGDVRIAFMVYEQQTGQEYRFVPEGPLVSEAELQPLLDFLETHPARFVVASGSLPRGLAAETYARMARIARRTGARFVLDASGDVLSAALDEGGIFLFKPSLSELEKLAGQSFSIEAASQFAGDLVARGSVENVALTLGADGAMLIHAEGVFRMPAIPVPVRSAVGAGDSFVGAMVWALSQGQGMREAFRFGVAAGAAAVMTPGTELCRRADILSLYAKACADQHEAQAARWTAG; encoded by the coding sequence ATGTCCGATATCCTGTGCATTACGCTCAATCCGACACTTGATCTGTCGAACGAGGTGGACCGGGTCGTGCCCACCCACAAGATGCGGGTGCGCAACCAGCGCCACGATGTTGGCGGCGGCGGCATCAATGTGGCCCGTGTCGTGGCGGAACTCGGTGGCGCTGTGGATGCGCTGGTGCTCTCCGGGGGCGCGAGCGGCACCATTCTGGAGGCGGGGTTAAAGGCGCTGCCTGTCGGCGTGCACGTCTTCCCGATGGCTGGCGATGTGCGGATCGCCTTCATGGTCTACGAGCAGCAGACCGGCCAGGAATATCGTTTCGTGCCCGAAGGACCGCTCGTCAGCGAGGCTGAGCTTCAGCCGCTGCTCGATTTTCTCGAGACCCATCCGGCGCGTTTTGTCGTGGCGAGCGGCAGCCTGCCGCGCGGTCTTGCGGCGGAGACCTATGCCCGCATGGCAAGGATCGCGCGGCGCACCGGTGCGCGCTTCGTGCTGGATGCCTCCGGCGATGTTCTCTCGGCGGCCCTGGACGAGGGCGGCATCTTTCTGTTCAAACCCAGTCTCAGCGAGTTGGAGAAACTCGCTGGTCAAAGTTTCTCCATCGAAGCCGCCAGCCAGTTTGCCGGCGACCTTGTCGCGCGTGGTTCGGTCGAGAACGTAGCGCTCACGCTTGGTGCAGACGGCGCCATGCTGATCCATGCCGAGGGCGTGTTCCGCATGCCGGCAATCCCCGTTCCGGTCCGCTCGGCGGTCGGTGCGGGCGACAGTTTCGTCGGTGCCATGGTCTGGGCGCTGTCGCAGGGGCAGGGGATGCGGGAGGCTTTCCGCTTCGGCGTTGCGGCGGGTGCAGCGGCGGTCATGACGCCCGGCACGGAGCTTTGCCGGCGGGCCGATATCCTCAGCCTCTACGCCAAGGCCTGCGCCGATCAGCATGAGGCCCAGGCTGCACGCTGGACGGCAGGCTGA
- a CDS encoding helix-turn-helix domain-containing protein, with product MTISQTDFDTKNSVSIASTIADARRTAGYSLEDLAIACGLTVQELEVIETGADLDPSRLQRVAAALKLRSLTI from the coding sequence ATGACCATCTCTCAGACTGATTTCGATACAAAGAACTCCGTTTCCATTGCCTCGACCATTGCAGATGCACGACGCACCGCCGGCTATAGCCTGGAGGATCTCGCCATTGCCTGCGGATTGACCGTGCAGGAACTGGAAGTGATCGAGACCGGAGCGGATCTCGATCCCAGCCGTCTCCAGCGCGTGGCAGCAGCCCTCAAGCTGCGCTCGCTGACCATCTGA